The Kineococcus radiotolerans SRS30216 = ATCC BAA-149 genomic interval CGGGGTACTCCGCCTTCAGCCGCCTCGACACGCTGCCCGCGGACTACCTCAAGCTCGACTCCGGCTTCATCGCCGAGATCACGACCTCCCCGCGCCGGGCGGGGGTCCTGCAGGCGCTGCTGTCCCTCTCCCACGCCCTGGGCCTGGAGGTCGTCGCCGAGGGCGTGGAGACCCCCGAGCAGGCCGACCTGCTCACCGGGCTGGGGTGCCCGCTGGCCCAGGGGTGGCTGTTCGGGCGCGCCGTCCCGCCCGGGGAGCTCGCCGCGGCCGGTCCCGCCGGTGCGGGACCGGCCGGGGACCGCCTCGCCGCGCCCCGGCCCTCCCTCGCCGAGCGCTGACCGGGACCACCGGCCGCCACGGCGGTCAGGACAGGCGCTCGCGCGCCTCCTGGAGCCGTTCGAGGAGGTTGCCCAGGGAGTGCTCGAACTCCTCGCCGAGGTCGGCGACGGCCAGCCGGTCCGCGAGCCGGGTCAGGGTCGGGAAGTCGCCGAGGTCCGGGGAGGGGGCCGGTGCGGAGGGGGCGCGGGCCCCGGGGTCGACGGCGGCGGTCAGCGGGTCGACGCCGTCGGCGGAGACCTCGAGCAGGAGGTGGCCGACGAGGAAGCTGCCGAAGGCGCGGTAGGCGTAGACGGCGGCCTCTTCGCTGAAGCCCCGGTCCAGCAGCGCGGAGAGGAAGCCCTCGATCCAGCGCAGGCTGCGCAGCGGCGGGCGGATCCAGGACGCGGCGCGGTGGCGGGTGGCGACGAGCGGGAAGATCTGCGGGTGCTCCAGGGCGAGGCGGCGGACGCCGGCCGCCACCCGGCGCAGGAACTGCTGCCAGTCGTCCTCGGGGCGCAGCAGGACGTCGGGGTCGGCGTAGAGCCGGTCCATCAGCCGGTCCACCATCGCGTCCAGCAGCTCGTCGCGGCTGTGCACGTAGCGGTAGAGGGCCATCCCCTCCACCTCCAGGGACGCGCCCAGCTTGCGCATGGAGAGCCCGGCGAGGCCGAAGCGGTCCACGTGGTCGATGGCGGCCTCGAGGACGACGCCCTTGCTCAGGGTCGGCCGGCGACGGGCCGGCTCGCGCCCGCGGGGCGGGGGCCCGTCCGCGGGCCGCTCCCCGGACTGCTCGCCGTGGTCCAGCGGTCTCGACGATGCCGGCACGCCGCCCCCTCCCGCTCCCTGCCCCTCGACCGGTCCCGACGGTCCCGCGGCCCGGTCCGGCCCCGGCCGCGGACCTCCCGGGCATCCTCGCAGGGGGGCAGCCCGCCCCACCACGCCGCACCGGGCGGGACGCCCGTGGCGCCGTCGCCGCCCACGCCGGCGCGGCGGTTTCAGGTTGCGGGCACCCGGGGGCGCTGGCTTCATGGACCCCGGCGTTGACACCGTAAACGCGCGGGCGGTGACCGCCCGCGACGCGTCCCCCGCCGGCGCCGCACCACCCCCGCGCCCGCCGCGGGAACCCCCCACGAGAGGAACCACCGTGACCCACCACCTCACCCCCGAGACCCTGTTCGGCACCGTCGTCGTCGGCCCCGACGGCGACCGGATCGGCAAGGTCGACGAGGTCTACCTGGACAACGCCACCGGCCGCCCCGAGTGGGTGTCGGTGAAGACGGGCCTCTTCGGCAGCCACGTCTCCCTCGTCCCGCTGGCCGAGGCCAGCGTGTCCGGCGACACCGTCACCGTGCCCTTCGACAAGTCCCTGGTGAAGGAAGCCCCCCACCACGACCCGGGCGTGGAGCTCAGCGCGACCGACGAAGCGGACCTGTACCGCTACTACGGCACCGCCGGGACCACGACCACCACCGCGGGCACCACCACGACCACCACCGCGGGCACCACCGGCACCACCGGGACGGGCACCGGCACGGACCTCCGCGCCGGGACCACCGGGGGCGACGTGCGCGCGGCGGGCCACGACACCTCCGGCCCCGACACCGACGACGCGATGACGCGCTCGCGCGAGGAGCTGCGCGTGGGCACCGAGGTCCGCGAGGCGGGCCGCGCCCGGCTGCGCAAGTACGTCACCAGCGAGGCCGTCAGCCGCACCGTCACGGTCTCCCGCGACGAGCTCGTGGTCACCCGCGAACCGATCACCGACGCCAACCGCGCCGCCGCCCTCTCCGGTGGGGACCTCACCGAGGAGGAGCACGAGATCGTGCTGACCGAGGAGCGCGCCGTCGCCGCCAAGGAGACCGTGCCCGTGGAGCGCGTGCGCCTGGGCACCCGGACCGTCGCGGGGACCGAGACCGTCTCCGCGGAGCTCCGCGAGGAGCACATCGAGTTCGACGCCGACGCCGGGGTCCGGGTCGAGGACCGCGACCGCGCCTGACCCGCCGCCCCACCCCGCCCGACCCCCCGACCCCCCGACCCCAGGAGCAGCCCCGTGAGCACCCCCACCGGCGACGGCGCGCACGCCGCCCGCCGCGACACCCCGGCCGGCCCGCAGCCCGGCACCACCACCGGCGACGACACCCCCAGCCTCGTCCACCACTCCGGACCGGACCGCCGCCGCGCCCGCGAGG includes:
- a CDS encoding TetR/AcrR family transcriptional regulator C-terminal domain-containing protein produces the protein MPASSRPLDHGEQSGERPADGPPPRGREPARRRPTLSKGVVLEAAIDHVDRFGLAGLSMRKLGASLEVEGMALYRYVHSRDELLDAMVDRLMDRLYADPDVLLRPEDDWQQFLRRVAAGVRRLALEHPQIFPLVATRHRAASWIRPPLRSLRWIEGFLSALLDRGFSEEAAVYAYRAFGSFLVGHLLLEVSADGVDPLTAAVDPGARAPSAPAPSPDLGDFPTLTRLADRLAVADLGEEFEHSLGNLLERLQEARERLS
- a CDS encoding DUF2382 domain-containing protein; amino-acid sequence: MTHHLTPETLFGTVVVGPDGDRIGKVDEVYLDNATGRPEWVSVKTGLFGSHVSLVPLAEASVSGDTVTVPFDKSLVKEAPHHDPGVELSATDEADLYRYYGTAGTTTTTAGTTTTTTAGTTGTTGTGTGTDLRAGTTGGDVRAAGHDTSGPDTDDAMTRSREELRVGTEVREAGRARLRKYVTSEAVSRTVTVSRDELVVTREPITDANRAAALSGGDLTEEEHEIVLTEERAVAAKETVPVERVRLGTRTVAGTETVSAELREEHIEFDADAGVRVEDRDRA